From a region of the Helianthus annuus cultivar XRQ/B chromosome 5, HanXRQr2.0-SUNRISE, whole genome shotgun sequence genome:
- the LOC110943033 gene encoding uncharacterized protein LOC110943033: MYPVIDMPLDVVADDDVDLFDDEPLEDDIEGEALLAADDLLLLADAPAEEASSAAPAPAPSFAIDYDIDEDSDPVFPPGFDPDQDIEFIHLDQPMDDPVDPVDPAFADPADFQMEFDDPEPAVAPEPVVAPNPDDHVIADAHIDVPPLLEGSVEHVAVIPADPVIVAPFPDPVPIEPDHALFATHVDPQYTHTRNAWIDDDDDYPPFAVPVTPVSAPASGPFDAPLFPTHTADAHRADLPITFLQEIPLPRPGEGSSRQPFGHAPFLTGGDQFVPQIPHHTAVPPVAPFSVPSFAPSGEPFLWTSPPIMPPSDPYHPLHMGYSVEDILRSFMIQQEALTRRM, translated from the exons ATGTACCCTGTTATCGATATGCCTCTAGACGTAGTCGCTGATGACGACGTCGATTTGTTTGACGACGAGCCACTGGAGGATGAcattgagggcgaggccctattagCTGCTGACGATCTCTTGCTACTCGCAGATGCTcctgctgagga GGCATCATCTGCTGCACCTGCCCCTGCCCCAAGTTTCGCCATCGATTATGATATTGATGAGGATTCCGACCCCGTCTTCCCACCTGGGTTCGACCCAGACCAGGACATTGAGTTTATACACCTAGATCAGCCCATGGATGACCCAGTAGATCCTGTTGACCCTGCGTTTGCTGATCCCGCAGACTTCCAGATGGAGtttgacgacccggagcctgctgtggcccccgAGCCTGTAGTCGCTCCAAACCCC gaTGATCATGTTATTGCTGATGCCCATATTGATGTACCACCATTGTTAGAGGGTTCTGTTGAGCATGTTGCTGTTATACCCGCTGATCCTGTTATTGTTGCTCCTTTTCCTGACCCTGTACCCATAGAGCCTGATCATGCACTCTTTGCGACTCATGTCGACCCTCAGTATACGCACACCCGGAATGCGTGGattgacgatgatgatgactaTCCGCCTTTTGCGGTACCAGTTACACCTGTTTCAGCACCAGCTTCAGGTCCTTTTGATGCACCCCTGTTCCCCACACACACTGCTGATGCGCATCGCGCAGATCTGCCCATCACATTCCTCCAGGAGATCCCTCTGCCAcgtcctggagagggctcttcccGCCAGCCTTTCGGTCATGCACCTTTTCTGACTGGAGGAGATCAGTTCGTACCACAGATCCCTCATCATACTGCTGTTCCGCCTGTTGCACCGTTTTCTGTGCCATCTTTTGCTCCATCTGGTGAGCCTTTTCTTTGGACTTCACCACCCATCATGCCACCATCCGATCCCTATCATCCTCTTCACATGGGTTATTCTGTAGAGGACATTCTCAGATCATTTATGATCCAGCAGGAGGCACTCACTCGTCGCATGTAg